Proteins encoded by one window of Culicoides brevitarsis isolate CSIRO-B50_1 chromosome 2, AGI_CSIRO_Cbre_v1, whole genome shotgun sequence:
- the LOC134832211 gene encoding mucin-2-like — protein sequence MDLPDELNSTTLIGCSQNSDCGDDKQCVLGVCYDPCTNGCGESASCSVKNHEIHCECLPGFTGDATKNCYPLGLSERNVTTTTKEASTTEKMFIVTPMKTIPEEYLTKSTTTEGSVTEKETLTTVGVDFIQKTTTEEADSSDDSTTIVSRVAEEMTKSTEKPEIDVTTQKIFEKTTLGDSSVKEQTTKLPKDDENLTTDQTISEEITERTKFTTTDASVTEKSSISTSKDELLTTESPSETTLGTDFTQKTEKSLIDMTTEQGTTLKDSTFDSKITTTDVPTKDSTSEGTTTEGFDEKTSKFSTTDASFTTSGIDQTTISRDSSTEASTETIFDSSSTTEVPRSTESAANLVTETTRISSSTSKTTIQDETTLSVGKEVTTEETKQDSTTEKMMIVTPERPTTTSESVTDGSVTEKVTTSHGFDQTTVEFDTKTTLKDISDGISSSTVKDFETTTQFKVDSDTTIGSEDITKPEFEEITTISSISTDKTSPKVDFETTTLKSDQESTTFSQDSTKTETSFTTSGIENRTDTPITTEKMMIVTPERPTTTLSSTVMSSDGITEQTTSRQDFSTEKDSTSHDFERTSTTIDSDSEFTTTVKASSDPDSFSSSKDFDTTTKLSVDSDQTTKFGSTESSTDGLTTKFEQTTIDSDQKFTTQRPDLTISDEITTQPQDSRTTETSSDSITEKTTQKSNVNDDVTTSKETLTTVFDEKAETTTIFGEDELSHELTTSTIDSKTTYRPIKDRKETDSPDFTTDFSVIDFKTTLTTDTTTSKIDKEVVITTEKMMIVTPEKPTTVSDSVITTEGSLEKSSTSSSTDSSEQISTIETTVHDKFTTESTFTSSKDVETTTSGDLLSSSPLFSNKFSTEQTTISSEKDLSTEKSDSTTVSDELSTSKSPSTNLDATMTTEKMMIVTPEKPTTTVSDSIGTTEESTIRTKLLPITDEPLIIDFTTSSTDSEASTKHPLDESSTTLKDSLTTSSSDSVTEASTKHPLDESSTTLKDSVTEASTKHPSDEISTTLKDSLTTSSSDSVTEASTKHPLDESSTTLKDSFTTSSTDSVTEGSTKHPLDETSTTLKDSVTEASTKHPSDEISTTLKDSLTTSSSDSVTEASTKHPLDEISTTLKDSVTEGSTKHPLDEMSTTSRDSLTTLKDSVTEASTKHPLDESSTTLKDSVTEGSTKHPLDESSTSLKDSVTEVSTKHPLDEISTTSRDSLTTSSSDSVTEASTKHPMDEISTTSRDSLTTSSSDSVTEGSTKHPLDESSTTLKDFVTETSTKHPMDEISTTSRDSLTTSSSDSVTEGSTKHPLDESSTTLKDSVPEGSTKHPLDEISTTSRDSLTTSSKDSEASTKHPADEISTTSKDLLTTSPMDDIDRYTTTSKPNISSTTENVFIVTPMKMTTTEKSDETTTEQAIISTTLSAIKNKTESTTPGVFDSLTTLIFGGDRTNRSEFEGVTFPENDQTTTEQISTETESTFKVTGHDLVTESSKPSTLDRSPVTRLIEDSTTTEKSVDETTIQSSTIGISKVLTTTTEKMMIVTPEKVTTESGKVENQTISVTKGPEDVTTEEMTTESQTEFTTKDENYTETSSGTTVEMPITTQKAQITTTEGQNLTERSKFETTTSGIETSTDSEERFTSIDEQKTTEKSSMSTLDVQTTSISTENVEITTSEDALTTSHDTKTEKYTTSRPENDKFTTQSSLETTIESKITTSRDEITTLGSDIVTKSSTEHPDDRILTTLIDNLTTESVSVTDSSTKYSKDDRITTSTDEISTETPTKSPLDRDFTTLKDDSTTSRSDFVTESTTKQISDEKLTTSHELSTEKDQITTLEPKDDLLTTQISHETTLKPEITTEKMMIVTPEKPTTTEHSTTFSSETEKSFETTTISDKFTEKDEIPSTSTQKLDKTTFESSTEGEFITTFEGKTSFDSQITTESVTKQPITSEKSQTTTEVDEIVTSKDFETTTSDMKSTEKPEFDTKSPETTLRTPITTEKMMIVTPEKPTTTEKIELDTISTTESSFETTLVDKDLPTRLDERQTTEKITEKTTQNDFGTTENLPQTTEKAQISTIFVEDLKVSSETSKISSTTEKMFIVTPEKPTTTEEISTEYDPRVKSTTESSFKTTTETKTTEKSQDGTTLSDKTFPETTEKSEKSTTGQENVETTTLRDRFTTEKDRITTISDKNREVTTLKDGFTTEKVEISTQKDEITTESDKMTENEKITTECQSDEKMTTNVQITTPKDEITTFSDRNLEATTLKDKLTTEKPQITTSQGQITTISDKNVESTTFKEGFSTEKVEISTESDKITTESDEKMTTSQENLKVTTLKDDFTTEKAQTTSQRSKS from the exons atggaTCTGC CTGATGAGTTAAACAGCACAACATTGATTGGCTGTTCGCAAAATAGCGATTGTGGTGATGACAAGCAATGCGTTTTGGGCGTTTGTTACGATCCGTGCACGAATGGGTGTGGCGAATCCGCGTCGTGTTCcgtgaaaaatcatgaaattcatTGCGAATGTCTTCCGGGTTTTACGGGAGATGCAACGAAAAATTGTTATCCGTTGGGGTTATCGGAACGCaatgtgacgacgacgacaaaagaaGCTTCGACAAcggaaaaaatgttcattgtgACTCCAATGAAGACAATTCCGGAAGAATATTTGACGAAAAGTACGACAACGGAGGGAAGTGTAACGGAAAAAGAGACTTTAACAACTGTTGGAgttgattttattcaaaaaacgaCGACTGAAGAGGCAGATTCTTCGGATGACAGTACGACAATTGTATCTCGTGTTGCTGaagaaatgacaaaaagtACTGAAAAACCAGAAATTGACGTTACAACtcaaaaaatcttcgaaaaaacGACTTTAGGAGATTCTTCAGTAAAAGAACAAACGACAAAACTTCCAAAAGATGACGAAAATTTGACAACTGATCAAACAATAAGCGAAGAAATTACAGAAAGAACAAAATTCACAACGACTGACGCTTCTGTAactgaaaaatcttcaatttcaaCGTCAAAAGATGAACTTTTAACAACTGAAAGTCCTTCAGAAACAACTCTTGGAACagatttcactcaaaaaactgaaaaatctttaattgacATGACAACTGAGCAAGGAACAACTCTCAAAGACTCGacttttgactcaaaaatcaCAACAACTGATGTTCCAACGAAAGATTCTACTTCAGAAGGAACAACAACCGAaggatttgatgaaaaaacttCGAAATTCAGTACGACAGATGCTTCATTCACAACTTCGGGAATTGATCAAACAACAATTTCTCGAGATTCATCAACTGAGGCATCAACTGAAACCATTTTTGACTCGTCTTCAACTACTGAAGTACCGAGATCGACAGAATCTGCGGCAAATCTTGTAACAGAAACGACTCGTATCTCATCTTCGACTTCTAAAACAACAATTCAAGATGAAACAACTCTCTCAGTTGGTAAAGAAGTAACGACGGAAGAGACAAAACAAGACTCGACAacagaaaaaatgatgattgttACTCCTGAACGCCCAACAACGACTTCTGAATCAGTAACTGATGGTTCTGTAACTGAAAAAGTTACGACTTCTCATGGTTTTGATCAAACAACAGTTGAATTTGACACGAAAACGACTTTGAAAGATATTTCTGATGGAATTTCATCTTCTACAGTGAAAGATTTTGAAACAACGACACAATTTAAGGTTGATTCTGACACGACAATTGGAAGTGAAGACATTACAAAAcctgaatttgaagaaataacaACTATTTCAAGCATTTCAACTGATAAAACATCGCCAAAAGTTGATTTTGAAACAACAACATTGAAATCAGACCAAGAATCGACTACCTTTTCACAAGATTCAACCAAAACTGAAACTTCTTTCACAACTTCAGGCATTGAAAATCGAACTGATACTCCAATAACAACTGAAAAAATGATGATCGTTACTCCTGAACGCCCAACTACGACTTTGAGTTCAACTGTGATGTCTTCTGATGGAATTACTGAACAAACAACATCAAGACAAGACTTTTCGACTGAAAAAGACTCGACTTCTCATGATTTTGAACGAACTTCAACAACTATTGATTCAGATTCTGAGTTTACAACAACTGTAAAAGCAAGTTCTGATCCAGATTCCTTCTCTTCTTCTAAAGATTTTGACACAACGACTAAACTTTCTGTTGATTCTGATCAAACAACGAAGTTTGGATCAACTGAATCCTCTACTGATGGTTTAACAACcaaatttgaacaaacaaCAATTGATTCTGATCAAAAATTCACAACTCAAAGACCTGATTTGACAATTTCTGACGAAATAACGACACAACCTCAAGATTCAAGAACAACTGAAACATCTTCAGATTCGATTACTGAGAAAACAACTCAAAAATCGAATGTTAATGATGATGTAACAACTTCAAAAGAAACGTTAACGACtgtatttgatgaaaaagctGAAACAACGACAATTTTCGGAGAAGATGAATTAAGTCATGAACTTACGACTTCAACAATTGACTCAAAAACAACTTATCGTCCTATTAAAGATCGAAAAGAAACTGATTCGCCTGATTTTACTACAGATTTTTCAGTTATAGACTTTAAAACGACTTTAACAACTGATACAACGACATCCAAGATAGATAAAGAAGTTGTTATAACGacagaaaaaatgatgattgtaACGCCTGAGAAGCCAACTACAGTTTCAGATTCAGTAATAACAACTGAAGGCTCTTTAGAAAAATCATCTACAAGTTCTTCGACAGACTCTTCTGAACAAATTTCAACTATTGAAACTACAGTTCATGATAAATTTACAACAGAATCTACTTTCACAAGTTCAAAAGATGTTGAAACTACAACTTCAGGGGATTTACTTTCAAGTTCTCCTctgttttcaaataaattttctactgAACAAACAACTATTAGTTCAGAAAAAGATCTTTCAACTGAGAAATCTGATTCAACGACAGTTTCTGATGAATTGTCAACCTCGAAATCTCCTTCTACAAATCTTGATGCGACAATGACAActgaaaaaatgatgattgttACTCCTGAAAAACCGACAACTACAGTTTCAGATTCTATTGGAACAACTGAAGAGTCGACTATTCGTACAAAACTTTTGCCGATTACTGATGAGCCTTTGATCATTGATTTTACAACTTCAAGTACAGATTCAGAAGCTTCGACAAAACATCCTTTGGATGAAAGTTCAACAACTTTGAAAGATAGTTTGACAACTTCAAGTTCAGATTCTGTAACTGAAGCTTCGACAAAACATCCTTTGGATGAAAGTTCAACTACTTTGAAAGATTCTGTAACTGAAGCTTCGACAAAACATCCTTCGGATGAAATTTCAACAACTTTGAAAGATAGTTTGACAACTTCAAGTTCAGATTCTGTTACTGAAGCTTCGACAAAACATCCTTTGGATGAAAGTTCAACTACTTTGAAAGATAGTTTTACAACTTCAAGCACTGATTCTGTAACTGAAGGTTCGACAAAACATCCTTTGGATGAAACTTCAACTACTTTGAAAGATTCTGTAACTGAAGCTTCGACAAAACATCCTTCGGATGAAATTTCAACAACTTTGAAAGATAGTTTGACAACTTCAAGTTCAGATTCTGTTACTGAAGCTTCGACAAAACATCCTTTGGATGAAATCTCAACAACTTTGAAAGATTCTGTAACTGAAGGTTCGACAAAACATCCTTTGGATGAAATGTCAACAACTTCAAGAGATAGTTTAACTACTTTGAAAGATTCTGTAACTGAAGCTTCAACGAAACATCCTTTGGATGAAAGTTCAACTACTTTGAAAGATTCTGTAACTGAAGGTTCAACGAAACATCCTTTGGATGAAAGTTCAACTTCTTTGAAAGATTCTGTAACTGAAGTTTCAACGAAACATCCTTTGGATGAAATCTCGACAACTTCAAGAGATAGTTTGACAACTTCAAGTTCAGATTCTGTAACTGAAGCTTCAACGAAACATCCTATGGATGAAATCTCGACAACTTCAAGAGATAGTTTGACAACTTCAAGTTCAGATTCTGTAACTGAAGGTTCGACAAAACATCCTTTGGATGAAAGCTCGACAACTTTGAAAGATTTTGTAACTGAAACTTCAACGAAACATCCTATGGATGAAATCTCGACAACTTCAAGAGATAGTTTGACAACTTCAAGTTCAGATTCTGTAACTGAAGGTTCGACAAAACATCCTTTGGATGAAAGTTCAACTACTTTGAAAGATTCTGTACCTGAAGGTTCAACGAAACATCCTTTGGATGAAATTTCAACAACTTCACGAGATAGTTTGACAACTTCAAGCAAAGATTCGGAAGCTTCAACAAAACATCCTGCGGATGAAATCTCGACAACTTCAAAAGATCTTTTAACAACTTCTCCGATGGATGACATTGATCGTTACACAACAACTTCTAAACCAAACATTTCTTCGACAACTGAAAATGTTTTCATCGTAACTCCCATGAAAATGACAACTACTGAAAAATCCGACGAAACAACAACTGAACAAGCCATAATTTCAACAACTTTGAGTGccataaaaaacaaaactgaaTCGACAACCCCTGGAGTATTTGACTCTTTAACGACTTTAATTTTCGGCGGCGATCGAACAAATCGCAGCGAATTCGAAGGCGTTACATTCCCCGAAAATGACCAAACAACAACGGAACAAATTTCAACCGAAACTGAATCAACTTTCAAAGTTACGGGACATGATTTGGTAACAGAATCTTCAAAACCTTCAACTCTCGATCGTTCTCCGGTAACAAGATTGATCGAAGACTCAACAACAACCGAAAAATCTGTTGACGAAACGACAATTCAATCAAGCACGATCGGAATTAGTAAAGTTCTGACAACGACAACTGAGAAAATGATGATTGTTACTCCGGAAAAAGTAACTACAGAATctggaaaagttgaaaatcaaacaatttcGGTGACAAAAGGACCTGAAGATGTTACCACAGAAGAAATGACGACAGAAAGTCAAACAGAATTCACAACAAAAGACGAAAATTATACTGAAACTTCTTCAGGAACGACAGTAGAAATGCCAATTACGACACAAAAAGctcaaataacaacaactgaAGGTCAAAATTTAACTGAAAGGTCTAAATTTGAGACAACAACTTCAGGAATTGAAACATCTACTGATTCAGAAGAACGTTTCACAAGCATTGACGAACAAAAAACGacagaaaaatcttcaatgaGTACTTTAGATGTTCAAACAACTTCAATTTCTacagaaaatgttgaaattacGACATCTGAAGATGCTTTAACTACTTCTCATGacacaaaaacagaaaaatatacaACTTCAAGgcctgaaaatgataaatttacaaCTCAAAGCTCTCTTGAAACAacaattgaatcaaaaattacgaCTTCAAGAGACGAAATAACGACTCTTGGCTCTGATATTGTTACAAAATCATCTACTGAACATCCTGATGATCGAATTTTAACAactttaattgataatttaacaACTGAAAGCGTTTCTGTCACAGATTCAtccacaaaatattcaaaagatgACAGAATTACGACCTCTACAGACGAAATCTCAACTGAAACTCCCACAAAAAGTCCTTTGGATCGAGATTTTACAACTTTGAAAGACGATTCAACAACTTCTCGTTCAGATTTTGTCACAGAATCAAccacaaaacaaatttcagaTGAAAAACTTACAACTTCTCATGAACTCAGTACTGAAAAAGATCAAATTACGACTTTAGAACCTAAAGACGATCTATTAACAACTCAAATTTCTCACGAAACGACATTAAAACCGGAAATTACAacagaaaaaatgatgatcGTTACTCCTGAAAAACCAACAACAACTGAACATTCAACAACTTTCTCATCTGAGACTGAAAAATCTTTCGAAACAACCACAATTTCCgataaatttactgaaaaagatgaaattccATCGACTTCAACTCAAAAATTGGACAAAACGACTTTCGAATCAAGCACTGAAGGAGAATTTATTACaacttttgaaggaaaaacttCTTTTGACTCTCAAATAACGACAGAAAGTGTCACAAAACAACCAATAACATCAGAAAAATCTCAAACAACAACTGAAGTTGACGAAATTGTAACTTCAAAAGACTTTGAGACAACAACTTCTGACATGAAATCCACTGAAAAGCCTGAATTTGACACAAAATCTCCTGAAACAACTCTTAGAACTCCAATTACAACTGAAAAAATGATGATCGTTACTCCTGAAAAGCCAACAACaaccgaaaaaattgaattggatACAATTTCAACGACAGAATCATCTTTTGAGACGACTTTAGTTGATAAAGATTTGCCAACGAGACTTGATGAGAGACaaacaactgaaaaaattactgaaaaaacgACTCAAAATGACTTTGGAACAACTGAAAATCTCCCTCAAACGACAGAAAAAGctcaaatttcaacaatttttgtcgAAGATTTGAAAGTTAGTTCAGAAACTTCAAAGATTTCATCGACAACTGAGAAAATGTTCATCGTTACGCCCGAAAAACCAACAACAACGGAAGAAATTTCGACGGAATATGATCCAAGAGTCAAATCTACGACAGAATCTTCTTTCAAGACAACTACAGAGACAAAAACTACAGAAAAATCTCAAGATGGAACGACCTTAAGTGACAAAACATTTCCCGAAACGACAGAAAAGAGTGAAAAATCAACGACAGGACAAGAAAATGTTGAAACAACGACTTTAAGAGATAGATTTACAACAGAAAAGGATCGAATTACGACAATTTCTGACAAAAATCGTGAAGTTACGACTCTCAAAGATGGATTTACTACCGAAAAAGTCGAAATATCAACGCAGAAAGATGAAATTACAACCGAAAGTGACAAAATGactgaaaacgaaaaaataacaactgaATGTCAAAGCGAtgaaaaaatgacaacaaatGTTCAAATCACGACTCCAAAAGATGAAATTACCACATTCTCCGATAGAAATCTCGAAGCAACAACTCTCAAAGACAAATTGACTACTGAAAAACCTCAAATAACGACTTCTCAAGGTCAAATTACAacaatttctgataaaaatgttgaatcaaCTACTTTCAAAGAAGGATTTTCTACTGAAAAAGTTGAGATTTCAACCGAAAGTGACAAAATAACGACTgaaagtgatgaaaaaatgaCGACAAGTCAAGAAAATCTCAAAGTAACGACTCTCAAAGACGATTTTACGACAGAAAAAGCTCAAACAACGTCTCAAAGATCAAAATCTTAA